In Sphingobacterium sp. R2, the genomic stretch CGCTCACCTTATCAGCTTCAATCCAGTTCTCAAGTCCTTCTCTCCAAACGAGGGTAGCCGTATTTAGCGTGCCATCCTGGACAAGGCTACTCAATTGTTCATGATCAAACGGTCCTTCCTGTTTTCCTTTAATCGCGAGATAATAAGCGACGCTTTTAGGCAGCGGCGGCGGCCCCGCTGTTGTAGCAGAAGCCCCTGCACCCCCTACTCCAGTTGGATTGTTTCCATCAAAACTATTTTGTTGAAAGACATTTCCCATTTGACCAACCATTCCCGCTCCCAGTCCCGCACCAAATCCAGCACCTACGATCCCTCCACTAGTTGGGTTCTCAGCAGCTTTCTCCATCGAATTAGCAGCTTGAAATTGAGCATATGCTCCAAGATTACCAACAACGCCCATGCTACTTCGCTTATCAAGTGCCTTTTCAACTTCCTCTGGGAAAGAAATATTTTCTATTAAAAACTTCGTTAAACTTAATCCCAACTCATCAAAATCGGCTCCAATTTTCTGCTGTATCAAGGCTGACACTTCATCGTAGTTGGATGCAAGATCCAATGCAGGAATTTTGGACTCAGCAATAGCATCCATCCCTCTCGATACCGCAATGTTTCGAAGCTGTTCTGTGATATCTTCAACCGTAAATACCGGTGTTGTTGAAACCAACTGTTTCATGAACACGGTAACATCTTTCACTTGAAAGGAGAAATTACCAAAAGCTCGGAGTCGAATGGGTCCAAATTCAGGATCCCGCAACATGATTGGATTTTTTGTACCCCATTTCTGATTAACAAATTGACGAAGATTCACAAAATAAACATCCGCTTTGAAAGGACTGTTGAATCCATACTTCCACCCCCTAATGGTAGTCATGATGGGCATGTTTTGGGTTGTCAATTCGTAACGACCGGGTTGAAAGACATCAGCCACCACACCTTCGTTTAAAAATACGGCTGCCTGTCCTTCCCTCACGGTCAATTGTGCACCCATTTTTATTTCATTCTGATACCTTGGAAATTTCCACACAATTGTATCCGTACTATTATCGACCCATTCGATAATATCGACAAACTCATTCCTGATTTTATCAAATAATCCCATAAATTATTCGCTTTAAAATTACTTACACTAAATGTAAACATTTCCTGGCAAACCAGCAATTTTCATCATCTGGACATAAACTGGGGATATCTAAAAAATTTAGCCTTTTAGACTACTTATCGTAGTTTATTTTTTTTACTTTTGCTAGCTAAGTTCAACATAAATTTATGAGTACATATAACGAAGACAGCATTAGGTCCCTGGATTGGAAAGAGCATATTCGCCTTCGTCCGGGAATGTACATTGGAAAGTTGGGGGACGGTTCGGCCTATGATGATGGTATTTATGTTTTATTGAAAGAGGTCGTTGACAACTCCATCGATGAGTTTGTTATGGGAGCTGGTAAAACGATTGATATCACGGTAAACGAGAATAAAGTTTCCGTACGCGATTATGGACGTGGTATTCCAATTGGTTCTGTTGTTGATGTTGTTTCTAAAATCAATACAGGTGGTAAATATGATAGTAAGGCTTTCCAAAAGTCCGTCGGTTTAAATGGGGTCGGTACGAAAGCAGTGAACGCTTTGTCCAGTCAGTTCACCGTACAGTCCTATCGGCAAAATATTACCCGCATCGCTCAATTCGCTAAGGGAGAATTAGTCAATGATGAACAAAAAGAAACAACGCAACGAAATGGCACAGCGGTAACATTCTATCCAGACGACTCCATTTTCCGGAATTATAAATACAGACTAGAATTTGTTGAAAACATGATCTGGAATTATGTGTTCCTGAATTCTGGGCTTACGATTAATTTCAATAATCAGAAATTTATTTCCGAGCATGGTCTAAAAGACTTATTGGAACGTAATATTGATGCCGAATCCATGCGCTATCCAATTATTCACCTGCGTGGTGAAGACATTGAAATTGCCATGACACATGGACAACAATATGGAGAGGAATACTATTCCTTCGTAAACGGACAACATACAACCCAAGGGGGAACACATCAGGCAGCATTTCGTGAAGCACTCGTCAAAACGATCCGCGAATTCTACAAAAAAGAATTTGACGCATCGGATATTCGGTCTTCAATCATCGGAGCAATCGCCATCAAAGTACAAGAACCTGTTTTCGAATCTCAAACTAAAACAAAATTGGGTTCCCAAAGTGTCGGTCCTGAAGGCCCGACTGTAAGAGGCTTCATTAATGACTTTGTAAAAAAAGCATTGGATGATTACCTGCATAAAAATCCAGCTACGGCAGATGCCCTTCAGAAACGAATCCTGCAATCCGAACGCGAGCGCAAGGACATCGCGGGTATTAAAAAACTGGCCAACGAAAGGGCAAAAAAAGCCTCTCTTCATAATCGTAAACTACGTGACTGTAAAGTGCATTTTAGCGATAAAAACGAACGCAACCAAGAAACGACACTGTTTATTACCGAGGGGGATTCTGCTTCTGGTTCGATCACCAAATCACGCGACGTACAGACTCAAGCCGTGTTTAGCCTAAAAGGAAAGCCGCTTAACTCTTATGGAATGTCCAAAAAGATTGTTTATGAAAACGAAGAATTCAATCTTTTGCAACATGCACTTAATATTGAAGATGGTCTAGATGGATTACGTTACAACAATATCGTTATCGCTACCGATGCCGACGTTGATGGAATGCACATCCGTTTGCTATTATTAACGTTTTTCTTACAGTTCTTCCCAGACCTTGTTAAAGCAGGACACGTTTCCATTTTGCAGACGCCCCTTTTCCGTGTCCGCAATAAAAAGGAAACAATTTATTGCTATTCCGACGAAGAACGGCAAAAAGCAATCGCAAAATTAGGAGCTAAACCCGAAATCACCCGATTCAAAGGTCTTGGTGAAATATCACCTTCCGAGTTTGGTTTATTTATCGGAAAAGATATCCGCCTTGATCCTGTTATCTTGTCCAAAGACAATAAGATTCAACAGTTATTAGAATATTACATGGGTAAAAACACGCCCGATAGACAAAAACATATCGTCGAAAATCTACGTGTTGAAGTTGACCTAGAAGAAGAACTAACAAAAAAAGCGGGTTAACATAGCCCGCTTTTTTTCAATAACCTACAACCAAATTTCATGCACAACCAAACCCTAATTTTGATCCAATGTCAAGACGCCGTTGGACTAGTCGCCAACATCTCAAACACGCTTGCAAAATATCAGCTCAATATTGTCACCATGCGCGAATATGTAGATGAAGAAGCCAATAAATTCTTCGTGCGTGTAGTCTGTAACGGTCTAGTAATGGATCAAAAACAGCTTTCCGACTCCTTGGCTGAGGTCCTTCCTCCCTCTGCTCAAATACAGATCAACCCCAATACCCGAAAAAAGATTGTTGTCTTGGTGACCAAAGAGCATCACTGCCTTGCAGACATACTTGTACGACAGCATTTCGAAACTTGGGGAGCCGAAGTGCAGGCTGTCATTGGCAATTATGAATCGCTACGCTCTTTTACAGAAAAATTCGACATTCCTTTTCACTGTATCTCACATGAAAACCTGACAAAGGAAACGTTCGAAAAACAACTGATAGCACAAATCCAACAATATCATTTCGATTATATCATTTTAGCTAAATTCATGCGAATCTTATCACCAGCGTTTGTTGGAACTTTTGAGAATAAATTAGTGAATATCCACCATTCCTTCCTACCGGCATTTATCGGAGCCAACCCCTACAAACAGGCACATGCAAGAGGTGTTAAGATTATTGGAGCCACAGCGCATTTCGTGACCGACCAACTTGATGAAGGTCCGATCATCGTCCAGGATATACGGCATGTCAACCACACCTACACGGTAAAAGACATGGTTACTGCTGGAAAGGAAATAGAAAAAGCCGTTTTAAGCCGTGCAATTCGCCTGCTTAGCGAGGATCGTGTCATGCGCAATGACTACAAAACAATTGTATTTGAATAGTGATTACAATCATATCCCCATAAAACAATCATTACTTTTTTTTAGCGTTATTCTTCATTATTTCGTAAAAGAAATATTTAAGAATGACGCATACTTTTCATATCCCCGTATTAGGCCTAGCTTTCTCGATCGATTCAGCAATTAAGGTTGCACAGTACGGAATCTCCTCAGTGATGTCTATCGTTGACGATGAACTAATCGAGCGCATGCGCTGCTATTACTGTGGAGAATATCAAATCCCCTATCAACCAATCCGCACATCTGAAGAAGATTATCGGGCAAATAGAATCACAGCATACCTCAATCTGGTACAATTTGTGGTCAATAAACAAATTACAGCCTTAAAACATCAACCCTTTACAAAAGGCTCAGAATTGGCAAAATACTTTCAGCTTCTACCAGATTCACATCCCTCCAAGCCGCTGTATCACGCTATGGAGATGGAAACAAATCTGGCCATTAAGACCGAACTCCAAGATTTATTGATCACTTATCTAAAGCCGGGTGACATTGATGTTAATATCATGTCCAAAGTTGATAAGATAAACTATAAAGACGGTAAGGCATTAGACGAGCGCTTTTCGGATGCACTAGCAGCCTTACGTGGCTTTGCAAATTCCAATCTTCATTCTTCGCTTATCCTTTCCGCTGGAATGAATCCACACCTATATGCTTACCTTGCTGAATTGCCAGCTTTCTTCCCTGATAATGAAAGTATGTTCGACAAAAAGGTAACTCTCAAAGTAAGCGATTTCCGATCGGCACTCATTCAGGCAAAATATCTCGCCAAAAGAGGGGTTTGGGTATCTGAATTCAGAATAGAATCCGGTTTGAACTGTGGTGGACATGCTTTCGCAACGGATGGCTTTCTTCTTGGTCCAATCCTTCAAGAATTCAAAGAAAAGAAAGAAAGTTTAAAAGCCGAACTTTTCGAGATATACCAAGAATATTGGAATGCTCAAAAGCGCTTTTTAACCATACCTCCCGTTATCAAATATACCGTTCAAGGAGGGGTGGGTACCGCTTCAGAACATCAGTTTTTTTTAGATTATTATGGATTTGACGCTGTAGGATGGGGATCTCCATTCCTAATGGTACCCGAAGCAACTAC encodes the following:
- a CDS encoding SPFH domain-containing protein → MGLFDKIRNEFVDIIEWVDNSTDTIVWKFPRYQNEIKMGAQLTVREGQAAVFLNEGVVADVFQPGRYELTTQNMPIMTTIRGWKYGFNSPFKADVYFVNLRQFVNQKWGTKNPIMLRDPEFGPIRLRAFGNFSFQVKDVTVFMKQLVSTTPVFTVEDITEQLRNIAVSRGMDAIAESKIPALDLASNYDEVSALIQQKIGADFDELGLSLTKFLIENISFPEEVEKALDKRSSMGVVGNLGAYAQFQAANSMEKAAENPTSGGIVGAGFGAGLGAGMVGQMGNVFQQNSFDGNNPTGVGGAGASATTAGPPPLPKSVAYYLAIKGKQEGPFDHEQLSSLVQDGTLNTATLVWREGLENWIEADKVSDLKGLFSQIPPPIPGV
- a CDS encoding DNA topoisomerase IV subunit B, producing MSTYNEDSIRSLDWKEHIRLRPGMYIGKLGDGSAYDDGIYVLLKEVVDNSIDEFVMGAGKTIDITVNENKVSVRDYGRGIPIGSVVDVVSKINTGGKYDSKAFQKSVGLNGVGTKAVNALSSQFTVQSYRQNITRIAQFAKGELVNDEQKETTQRNGTAVTFYPDDSIFRNYKYRLEFVENMIWNYVFLNSGLTINFNNQKFISEHGLKDLLERNIDAESMRYPIIHLRGEDIEIAMTHGQQYGEEYYSFVNGQHTTQGGTHQAAFREALVKTIREFYKKEFDASDIRSSIIGAIAIKVQEPVFESQTKTKLGSQSVGPEGPTVRGFINDFVKKALDDYLHKNPATADALQKRILQSERERKDIAGIKKLANERAKKASLHNRKLRDCKVHFSDKNERNQETTLFITEGDSASGSITKSRDVQTQAVFSLKGKPLNSYGMSKKIVYENEEFNLLQHALNIEDGLDGLRYNNIVIATDADVDGMHIRLLLLTFFLQFFPDLVKAGHVSILQTPLFRVRNKKETIYCYSDEERQKAIAKLGAKPEITRFKGLGEISPSEFGLFIGKDIRLDPVILSKDNKIQQLLEYYMGKNTPDRQKHIVENLRVEVDLEEELTKKAG
- the purU gene encoding formyltetrahydrofolate deformylase, translating into MHNQTLILIQCQDAVGLVANISNTLAKYQLNIVTMREYVDEEANKFFVRVVCNGLVMDQKQLSDSLAEVLPPSAQIQINPNTRKKIVVLVTKEHHCLADILVRQHFETWGAEVQAVIGNYESLRSFTEKFDIPFHCISHENLTKETFEKQLIAQIQQYHFDYIILAKFMRILSPAFVGTFENKLVNIHHSFLPAFIGANPYKQAHARGVKIIGATAHFVTDQLDEGPIIVQDIRHVNHTYTVKDMVTAGKEIEKAVLSRAIRLLSEDRVMRNDYKTIVFE